GAATGGCGGCAAGCAGCAACCCCATACCGATTTGCAGAATGATGCCTGTTATTGCAATGATGATGTTGTTCTGAAACGCAATCCAGAAGATGTCATCCTGTGCAATTTCTACGTAATGTGAGAAGCCAACGAATTCTCTGGTGGGAGACGTTAACCCGAACTTATAAAACGAGTAGACCAGCGTCTGGACAAACGGCACCAAGATAAACAGGGCAAACATGCTGAGTGCTGGTAACACCATCATCCAGCCAAAAATGGAACTTCGGCGGATGTGCGTGGTCGGAGCGGCGCGACCGAGGGCCGCGCTCTCCTGTTCTAATATTGCTGTCATAGATGAGACTCTGTTGAGAGGAAGGGGTTATCCTTGCTGCTCTTTTACTTTCCGGGCACGCTCACGAATTTCGCTCATGGCTTGCTCTGGAGTCTTGGTCTCGTTCAACACTTCCTGAATGATGGCGAGGTAATGTTCTGAAACTGCTTTGTCCAACCCTACGTCCAGAATGAGCACCAGCCCGGTGTAGCTGCCAGCATCTGCCGCGATCTTGCGGAAAATTGGTGTTCCATCTTCTTCGCTCATATGAGAGGCGTTGACCGGCAGCCGACCAAAGTCGCGGGCGCGCTTGGCTTGAATTTCTCCGGAAACGAGGAAGTTCACGAAGTTGGCTGCAGCATCTACGTTTTTTGTTCGGGCAGAAATCTGAAAACCTTCAAGAAGTGCGAAATTGTAACCCTGATTGCCCTTTCCGTTTTCAGCAGCTGGGAACCGGGCAAGGTCATATCCGCCTTCCAAGCCTTCTGAATCAAACGTACCTGGACACCAGTTGCCGCAATAGATCATCGCCGCCTGACCCGCTGCAAACAGGCTGCGGGAAGCATCTGCTGTAGTTGCATTAGGCGCTTTGTTGAAGCAACCAGCTTGACTGAGGTCGACAAGAGTCTGAAGAGCTTCCACATAACCTGGATCAGAGAACAACGCTGTGGCTTCGCCATCCAGCGCATAATCTTTAGCGACCTGCGCTTCACCCACGATCTTTTGGTTCAACGTCGAAATATAGTGCACACCCTTCCATTTCTCTGCATTGCCCAGAGAGATCGGGGACATACGTGAGTTAATGTCGCGAATGGCCTTACAAGATTGTTTTAGCTCGCTAATAGTTGCCGGAACTTTGAGGTTGTTGTCTGCAAAAAAGCTTGAATTGAAAAACATATACTTGGTGATCATGTGCGTTGGCACACCATGTACTTGCCCATTTACGCTAAATGCATCAAACATGCCCGGTGCGATCTTCTCACCCCACATGCCCGGCTTTGCTCCAATTTCAGAGAGATCAGCAGTCAAACCGTTACGGCTCAAAACAGCTGCATCTTCGCCAGACCAGTTGAAGAAAACGTCAGGTCCGGCATCTGAAGCCAAAGCAACCTGAAGGCTAGTTTTATAGGCGTCATTAGGAAAGGTTTCAAATTTTAACGTGACATCGGGATTGGCCTTTTCATAACTGGCAATCACCTCTTCCCAATGTTTATTTACAGCATCGCTTGAACTTGTAAGGTTCCAGATTTTGAGTTCTGTCTCTGCATGAGCTGCAGATAAACTTGAAAATGCACATATCGAGGCCACAGCCGCGAATCTAATAAATTTCATAATATCCCCCCAGATAAACAGCATCTCTCCCCATCGAGATCCCGTATTCAAGGCAGAGTTTTCACTTAGTTGATACCGTTGTCAACTAATATCAACAACGTCAACTTGGAGTGTGCGCGTGAAATATCGGGAACATAGGAGCTATCCCATTTGATTTTTATGAGGTTTCGATAAAATCCACCACTGAGAAAAATTAGAGAATCTTAGTTACAGAATCCCGTAGGATTACATCACAAGCAACTGTCATCTTGCGGGAGGAGGAGGATATGTCTTTGTTGAGGCGAGTCAGCATCATATCCACTAATCGAGAAGCTATCTCTTCATGGGGCTGTGCAATTGCGGTGATACTTGGGTTAAGCAAGCGGAAGAAATAGGGGTCATCGAAACTTACCAAGGACAGGTCTTTTGCCACTTCCAGCCCCATCTCCTTCATAGCTTCCAGTACGCCCATGGTCATCTCGTAGTTTACTGAAAACAGTGCTGTTGGTGGTTCTGGGAGGTCCATCAATTCCTTCAGCGCAAAATACCCATCCGCAAGCTTCCAATCACCTTCGCAGATGTATTCATCCCGCACCTCATGACCAGCGTCCATCATTGCATCACAAAAACCCTGAAAACGCCCACGCGAGGAGGATTGTTTGTCACTGGCTTTGACGATGGCAATCCGCTTATGGCCCATCTCGACCATATGTTGAACAGCACGTTTTGAGACTTCACGATTGTTCACCAGCACCCGGTCAATATCGATGCCTGTTGCTTCGTCGTTGAACAGAACAATGGGCTTTTGTAATGTGCGCAACTGCTCAAGCGAGATGGTGTTGTTGAATGTGCCGCTCATTACCACACCGTCAAACTTGCGGGCGTTCATGATGGACATAAGATTGTCTAGCCCGCCCCTCTCATTCTTCAGATGGTAGGTTGTTACTTGATAACCGTGATCAAAAAACCGAGTAATGGCGTTCGACAGCACTTGCGTGTGAAACTCATCAAACCCATCCATAACAAGCGCAATCGTTTTGGTTACATCGGTCTTCATGGCCTGCGCAAAAGTATTGGTCTGGTAGCCCAGTTCTTTGATTGCCTCCCGAATACGCATCTCGTTGGTTTTGCGTACTTCGCGGCCATTAATAAACCGAGATACCGTGCCAACAGCCACGCCGGCCCGTTCAGCCACATCTACGATTGTCGCAATTTGACGGCCATCTTTTGTCTCAGTCATCAAGGCCTCAGGTGTATTTGGATCACAAAAATCGCAGATTGCATGAGTTCGCTTGAAGAAACAACTCTCCCCTCCTTCAGATGAGGACTTTCACTACACTTTCAGCCAGTCGCGCAAAATTATGCACCTGCATGATGTGATGGTTGCGGCGCATGGCGCTGTTGCGTAATTCGGCCTTAGGCATAATCTTGGCTGAAATATCCTTCTCTAAAAATCCCTTCTATGTCGTTTTAAAACAATACCAATCGCCGACACAGTTTCCGGAAGTTAGATACAAAGTGACCAACCGGTCGGGGTATAACGAAAGCTTGCGTAGTCGCGGTGAGTTGGCCTTGGTGATTGAAGATAGCGTTGCCTGGACTGCTGGATCAAATTGAAGACCCGGTTGCCATATTTTTCGGAGGTGATGCCTGTGATGGTGATCCGACCCGGACAGAACTGGCATAAATTAACCGGATGCGGCCGGCGGTCGCGGGATGAGACAGTAATGGGGCGCTATAAGCAGGTGATAGGGCCTATCCTCAGGTCCCGAGAGGTTGACAATCAGAGGACGGAGGCAAAATTGGCGTCTCCGTTCTTAATAGGATGACAACCTTGGTGCGCCCGACGTTCCAGCGCGTTTCATGACGCCCAGATTCATGGGGCTGGGAAAATATATGCCAAATTCTGTTTATGCGACACTGCCACTAAATTCTAACGATGGTTCAACACGGTGATGAAATGAACAATACCGATCCTGCACTGACGCAAGATATCCCAACGGCATCTGAATTGATCCTAGATATTTTGGGTATGTTGGATGGGGGATTTTTACGCCCGCGCAGGCCGTACATGCAGGGAGTGCATTTGGTTATTCGAGCGCGACAATGCGTGCGGCCTTGTCAAGATTGAAGGAACGCGAAAAGCTACGCAATCTGGGCCGTGGTATTTATGGGCTTCCCGAAAAGCCTATGATTGAGTGGAGCTTTAACCGTAGTTGGCGAGACTATGTCGAAGAAATCATCCAGTGGTCTGGCCATTGGGTGTTGGCTAGCTGGTCAAACAACGCCAAACTTTCCCGTAGCGAGTCGCTTTCCAAAGAAGATCTGCTGCACAGGTACGGATTTCGCAAATGGCGACCTCAGTTATTCATCAGACCAGATAATATAACGGGCGGGCTACCTGCGATGCGCCAGCGCATTGCGACCTGGTCTGCGGCGGATCAATTCGAGTTTTCTGAAATGCGCCAGGTTGAGATGAAGCTGGAAACACATCTGATGAGCCATTGGAACGATAGCGTTCAGAACCACGACAACATTGTAAGTTTGCTGAATGACAGCCTATTAAAAACAAGGGGCGAGATCACTGGAGAGACTGTTGCCGAGGTGCTCTCGGTAGGGCGTTGTGCAGTGAAGTCGGTGCTAAAAAACCCAAGACTTCCCGAGCCCTACGGCAACCACGCAAACTTGCGGGAACTTTCAACAACGTTGGCCACGTATGAGGTACACGGATTGGAACTTTGGACGCAGTACCTTGAAAAGTGTCTTGAATGATGCGATTAATTTCAATAATGAAATTTACCGCATCAGGGAGGCTGCTTGTGCCCTATCAAACGCTATCCTATGAAACCGACGGTCGGATCGTAACAATAACGCTAAACCGACCAGAACGCCTGAACGCCATCGTAGATCCAATGCCTCAGGAAATTGCGGCTGCAGTGGCGCGAGCAGAGGCAGATGATGGTGTTCACGCCATTGTTGTTCAGGGTGCAGGAAAAGGCTTCTGTGGTGGGTACGATCTGGTGGCATACGCCGAAGCGGATGGCGAGATTAACGGATCACAGGAAATGCCATGGGATCCGACCGTTGATTTCAACTTCATGTGGAAGAACACGCAGGACTTTATGAAACTGTGGCGCGCGACAAAGCCAACAATCGCCAAGGTGCATGGCGCAGCGGTTGCAGGTGGCTCGGATATCGCTCTGTGCTGCGACTTTCTTATCATGACTGAAGACGCACGTATCGGATATCCTCCTGCACGCGTCTGGGGAGTGCCCACTCCGTCCATGTGGGTTTACCGCCTTGGAATGCAGCAAGCCAAATACATGATGATGACAGGATCGCTTTTGACAGGACTCGAAGCAAAATCCATGGGTCTTGCTTTTGATGCAGTTCCCGAGGACCAACTAGATGACGCAGTCAACAAGCTCGCAGGGCGTTTAACAGGTGTACCTCGCAATCAATTAATGATGACCAAAATGGTGGTCAACCAGGCCTATGAACACATGGGTATCAACCATACTCAGATGTTTGCGACCATGTTTGACGGGGTATCGCGTCATTCTCCCGAAGGCATGTGGTTCAGGGAACGCGCGCAAGAGGTCGGCTTCAAGCAGGCGGTCTTTGAACGTGACAGTGGGCAACCCATTGCTCCAGGGGTGTCCAAACCTAATCATACACGCTGACAAAACATCCCTCCGTTCATTAGACATC
This region of Pseudovibrio sp. Tun.PSC04-5.I4 genomic DNA includes:
- a CDS encoding extracellular solute-binding protein, whose amino-acid sequence is MKFIRFAAVASICAFSSLSAAHAETELKIWNLTSSSDAVNKHWEEVIASYEKANPDVTLKFETFPNDAYKTSLQVALASDAGPDVFFNWSGEDAAVLSRNGLTADLSEIGAKPGMWGEKIAPGMFDAFSVNGQVHGVPTHMITKYMFFNSSFFADNNLKVPATISELKQSCKAIRDINSRMSPISLGNAEKWKGVHYISTLNQKIVGEAQVAKDYALDGEATALFSDPGYVEALQTLVDLSQAGCFNKAPNATTADASRSLFAAGQAAMIYCGNWCPGTFDSEGLEGGYDLARFPAAENGKGNQGYNFALLEGFQISARTKNVDAAANFVNFLVSGEIQAKRARDFGRLPVNASHMSEEDGTPIFRKIAADAGSYTGLVLILDVGLDKAVSEHYLAIIQEVLNETKTPEQAMSEIRERARKVKEQQG
- a CDS encoding LacI family DNA-binding transcriptional regulator gives rise to the protein MTETKDGRQIATIVDVAERAGVAVGTVSRFINGREVRKTNEMRIREAIKELGYQTNTFAQAMKTDVTKTIALVMDGFDEFHTQVLSNAITRFFDHGYQVTTYHLKNERGGLDNLMSIMNARKFDGVVMSGTFNNTISLEQLRTLQKPIVLFNDEATGIDIDRVLVNNREVSKRAVQHMVEMGHKRIAIVKASDKQSSSRGRFQGFCDAMMDAGHEVRDEYICEGDWKLADGYFALKELMDLPEPPTALFSVNYEMTMGVLEAMKEMGLEVAKDLSLVSFDDPYFFRLLNPSITAIAQPHEEIASRLVDMMLTRLNKDISSSSRKMTVACDVILRDSVTKIL
- a CDS encoding crotonase/enoyl-CoA hydratase family protein; translation: MPYQTLSYETDGRIVTITLNRPERLNAIVDPMPQEIAAAVARAEADDGVHAIVVQGAGKGFCGGYDLVAYAEADGEINGSQEMPWDPTVDFNFMWKNTQDFMKLWRATKPTIAKVHGAAVAGGSDIALCCDFLIMTEDARIGYPPARVWGVPTPSMWVYRLGMQQAKYMMMTGSLLTGLEAKSMGLAFDAVPEDQLDDAVNKLAGRLTGVPRNQLMMTKMVVNQAYEHMGINHTQMFATMFDGVSRHSPEGMWFRERAQEVGFKQAVFERDSGQPIAPGVSKPNHTR